In Paralcaligenes sp. KSB-10, the following are encoded in one genomic region:
- a CDS encoding DUF192 domain-containing protein, which yields MNSEPESLQIFQAFGYCDRLRGLHAYPELVGHRGLWLKPCKAIHTFGLAYAIDAVFLDQDLRSLKCVENMAPNRIAWCLGARSVVELPGGYCARNSSGVQWLRHALLQSGLFVR from the coding sequence TTGAATTCCGAGCCTGAGTCACTGCAGATTTTCCAGGCGTTCGGTTATTGCGACCGGCTACGCGGTTTGCACGCGTATCCGGAACTGGTCGGGCACCGCGGTTTGTGGCTCAAGCCCTGCAAGGCAATACATACGTTTGGCTTGGCTTATGCCATCGATGCCGTATTTCTCGACCAGGATTTGCGTAGTCTGAAATGTGTTGAAAACATGGCTCCCAATCGCATTGCCTGGTGTCTTGGTGCCCGGTCTGTTGTGGAATTGCCCGGCGGCTATTGCGCGCGCAATTCGAGCGGCGTGCAATGGCTGCGCCACGCGCTGTTGCAAAGCGGGCTGTTTGTGCGATAA
- a CDS encoding BPSS1780 family membrane protein has protein sequence MQAATLPVIAGWQWIQDGAKLFRLQPMPLFFWSLMTGFFITVAYLIPLLGQMTLIAAMPLLTFISLCACRHIATGERMLLPMWLEPLRNTDSRKRLIRLGLAYLACCLAGGFLATLPFMSSIMDAIGTGTAVDEAALMVAVRGPFITFALMYIVISALFWHAPALVGWHKIKLTQALFFSMVACWRNKWPFLLYGLSWGAVFLSIQLLGNLMVDMGMADSLVQVMLTPVNIIVAAILYCSFYPAYISVFGANYPTPERAS, from the coding sequence ATGCAAGCAGCCACACTTCCCGTCATCGCCGGCTGGCAATGGATACAGGACGGGGCCAAGCTTTTCCGGCTCCAACCCATGCCCCTGTTCTTCTGGAGCCTGATGACAGGGTTTTTCATTACGGTCGCGTACCTGATCCCGCTGCTGGGCCAAATGACGCTGATTGCCGCCATGCCGCTGCTGACATTTATCTCTTTGTGCGCCTGCCGCCATATCGCCACCGGCGAGCGTATGCTGCTGCCCATGTGGCTGGAGCCGCTGCGCAACACCGATAGCCGCAAGCGCCTGATCCGGCTGGGCCTGGCGTACCTGGCCTGCTGCCTGGCGGGAGGCTTCCTGGCTACTCTGCCCTTTATGAGCAGCATCATGGACGCGATAGGCACAGGCACCGCCGTGGACGAAGCCGCGCTGATGGTAGCCGTACGCGGGCCGTTCATTACCTTTGCCCTGATGTATATCGTGATCTCGGCCCTGTTCTGGCATGCACCGGCCCTGGTGGGCTGGCACAAGATCAAACTGACCCAGGCCCTGTTCTTCTCAATGGTGGCGTGCTGGCGCAATAAATGGCCGTTCCTGCTGTACGGCCTGAGCTGGGGCGCCGTATTCCTGTCCATACAGCTGCTGGGCAATCTGATGGTCGACATGGGGATGGCGGACAGCCTGGTTCAAGTCATGCTGACGCCGGTCAATATTATCGTCGCGGCCATCTTGTATTGCAGTTTTTACCCGGCCTATATCAGCGTGTTCGGGGCCAATTATCCTACACCGGAGCGGGCCTCCTAA
- the cpaB gene encoding Flp pilus assembly protein CpaB encodes MKYPEAAHCSFIIFNSFIWERSMRLPVFNRSMALLLLAVLAGLGAALAARQYLADRIHQLEADARISTVSRVVAAYNLPSGTRLTSDHFAVRQFPTAAVSSDSLAPERFQELTGSVLVAPLHAGDPILRVHTAQAQVSPFSGKLGEGRRAITIPVDAINSVSGLLEPGDLIDLYVSFDHQRRRITAPLLQGVLVLATGAATRPASETARQSNYSTVTLDTSPEDAIKLVAARQGGSITALLRHPHDRRPDQKAVRGDLASLLGVNERIATVKTRNAPVIYGNQAARGLPRLHPDIPVPKPANGVFDLPYTPELASAWMRAGGLPDQSDTPLVLPH; translated from the coding sequence ATGAAATATCCGGAGGCAGCGCATTGTTCATTCATCATTTTCAATAGTTTTATCTGGGAGCGAAGCATGCGCCTGCCTGTGTTCAACCGTTCCATGGCATTGCTGCTGTTGGCTGTGCTTGCTGGCCTGGGTGCCGCCCTGGCAGCTCGCCAATACTTGGCGGATCGTATTCATCAGCTTGAGGCCGATGCAAGAATTTCAACGGTCTCACGGGTGGTGGCCGCCTACAATCTGCCCTCCGGCACGCGTTTAACGTCCGATCATTTCGCCGTACGCCAGTTTCCCACTGCTGCGGTATCCAGCGATAGTCTCGCTCCCGAACGATTCCAGGAGCTGACAGGCAGCGTTCTGGTTGCGCCTTTGCATGCTGGCGATCCTATTTTGCGTGTGCATACCGCGCAGGCCCAAGTGTCGCCTTTTTCAGGCAAGCTTGGCGAGGGCAGGCGAGCGATTACCATCCCCGTAGATGCCATCAATTCAGTGTCCGGACTGCTCGAGCCGGGAGACCTGATTGACTTGTATGTGTCATTCGATCATCAGCGCCGACGCATTACTGCCCCTTTATTGCAGGGGGTTCTGGTTCTGGCGACAGGGGCTGCGACTCGGCCTGCCAGCGAGACTGCCCGGCAGAGCAACTATTCCACTGTGACGCTCGATACGTCTCCGGAAGATGCAATAAAGCTGGTAGCGGCCCGCCAAGGAGGGAGCATTACCGCCTTATTGCGCCACCCACACGATAGGCGCCCCGATCAAAAGGCAGTTCGCGGCGATTTGGCCAGCCTGTTGGGCGTTAATGAGCGCATCGCGACTGTCAAGACACGGAACGCACCTGTCATCTACGGAAACCAGGCCGCTCGCGGCCTGCCGCGACTGCACCCCGACATTCCCGTGCCAAAACCAGCGAACGGCGTCTTCGACTTGCCATATACCCCCGAACTGGCCAGCGCCTGGATGCGCGCCGGGGGGCTACCGGATCAATCCGATACGCCCTTGGTTTTGCCTCATTGA
- a CDS encoding type II secretion system F family protein encodes MWFWFSCLAAGVSLCLFCWVITHPLRLRLQAASMYSNHAGLKLILPWVLVLAAACRPWISWQLRNTLARQIQRSGLEPVWKAEHIVAMQILAFLCPGASAGLALAVYFLLEPVHGLTLSLCLGGLCAWWPRRSLRDQARARQRWMLREFPFLLDMTTLCVEAGLNLHGALQQAAANGPSGPLRQELRHALADMRAGMARYEALQGLADRTDMPAIRQLVVALSQADQLGMSLGPLLRAQSEQRRTERFLRAEKLALEAPVKMLFPMVFCIFPCTFLIIGFPIVIKLVGVEI; translated from the coding sequence ATGTGGTTCTGGTTCAGTTGTTTGGCGGCGGGGGTGTCTTTGTGCCTGTTTTGCTGGGTGATCACCCATCCGCTCCGCTTGCGCCTGCAGGCGGCAAGCATGTATTCGAACCATGCAGGTTTGAAGCTGATCCTGCCTTGGGTGCTGGTTCTGGCCGCGGCCTGCCGTCCGTGGATTTCATGGCAATTGCGCAATACGCTGGCCAGGCAGATCCAGCGGTCGGGTCTGGAGCCGGTGTGGAAGGCCGAGCACATTGTGGCGATGCAGATTCTGGCTTTCCTGTGTCCTGGAGCATCGGCGGGCCTGGCCCTGGCTGTCTATTTTCTGCTGGAGCCTGTGCATGGCCTGACGCTGAGCCTTTGCCTGGGCGGGCTTTGCGCGTGGTGGCCGCGCCGTAGCTTGCGGGACCAGGCACGGGCCCGGCAGCGCTGGATGCTGAGGGAGTTTCCGTTCCTGCTCGACATGACAACCCTGTGTGTGGAAGCGGGCCTCAATTTGCATGGAGCCTTGCAGCAGGCAGCCGCAAATGGTCCCTCGGGCCCTTTGCGGCAGGAGTTGCGCCACGCTTTGGCCGACATGCGCGCCGGCATGGCGCGGTACGAGGCCCTGCAGGGCCTGGCCGACCGCACCGATATGCCCGCAATCCGTCAGCTAGTGGTGGCGCTGAGTCAGGCCGATCAATTGGGCATGAGTCTAGGGCCTTTGTTGCGCGCGCAGTCCGAGCAGCGCAGAACCGAAAGGTTCCTGCGGGCGGAAAAGCTCGCTCTGGAAGCCCCTGTGAAAATGTTGTTCCCCATGGTGTTCTGCATTTTCCCTTGTACTTTCTTGATTATCGGCTTTCCGATTGTGATCAAGCTTGTGGGGGTGGAGATTTGA
- a CDS encoding homoserine kinase — protein sequence MAVFTPVSDSDARDLLARYSLGEMISLRGITAGIENTNFFLTTTQGEYVLTIFEVLTAQQLPFYIELMHHLAQHGIPVPQPQTLRSGERLTTLHGKPCAIVTRLRGGYEPAPGPVHCALAGETLARAHLAGQSFQIEQPNLRGLAWWKRTVPLILPFLNPDQSTLIQETLAEQIRFASSDIHGQLPFGPAHCDLFRDNVLFDGTFDMPKMGGFIDFYFAGWDSWLFDVAVSVNDWCVEQTTGVFDAERLRAWLGAYAAVRPFHEAEQHAWPTILQAAALRFWVSRLYDFFLPRPAQTLKPHDPRHFERILRERRKAVSIALP from the coding sequence ATTCCCTGGGTGAGATGATCTCCCTGCGCGGCATTACCGCCGGCATCGAAAACACGAATTTCTTCTTGACCACCACACAGGGCGAATACGTCCTGACCATTTTCGAAGTGCTGACCGCCCAGCAATTGCCGTTCTATATTGAACTGATGCACCATCTGGCCCAGCACGGCATTCCAGTGCCCCAACCCCAGACTCTGCGCAGCGGAGAACGCCTGACCACCCTGCACGGCAAGCCTTGCGCCATCGTCACGCGCCTGCGCGGCGGCTACGAACCCGCACCCGGCCCCGTGCATTGCGCGCTGGCCGGCGAAACCCTGGCGCGCGCTCATCTGGCCGGCCAGTCTTTCCAGATCGAGCAGCCCAATCTGCGCGGCCTGGCGTGGTGGAAACGCACGGTGCCTCTGATACTGCCTTTCCTGAATCCGGATCAAAGCACGCTGATCCAGGAAACCCTGGCCGAACAGATCCGTTTTGCCAGTAGCGACATCCATGGACAATTGCCTTTCGGGCCCGCCCATTGCGATCTGTTTCGCGACAACGTATTGTTCGATGGCACATTCGACATGCCCAAAATGGGCGGCTTCATCGATTTCTACTTTGCCGGTTGGGACAGCTGGCTGTTCGACGTGGCCGTCAGCGTAAACGACTGGTGCGTCGAACAGACCACGGGCGTATTCGATGCGGAAAGGCTGCGCGCCTGGCTGGGCGCCTACGCCGCGGTACGGCCATTTCACGAGGCCGAACAGCACGCCTGGCCCACGATCCTGCAGGCGGCCGCATTGCGCTTCTGGGTCTCGCGTCTGTACGACTTCTTCCTGCCCCGGCCCGCGCAAACCCTGAAACCTCACGACCCGCGCCATTTCGAACGCATTTTGCGCGAACGACGCAAGGCCGTATCCATTGCCCTGCCCTGA
- a CDS encoding type II and III secretion system protein family protein → MNFRSVCVACGLLLTVPVAGAEPDTLLNLQVGEVKVLAVPEVARVAVGDGHVLNAVTTEEKEVIVFARHEGSSTLQIWSANGRKHRYQVDVAPEGARQTRAELRTVLERIPNARVSVVGDKLVVEGDDLSDSDRERVAALSKRYPQLLDFTSQVGWDRMVLLDVQVVEVPRSQLQELGVRWNTASDGGLNAGLAWDGGSRQFSARPGESLLDLPFPARMAAGYFGINAVLSAQIRALAQTGSAVVLAQPQLLARSGATAEFLAGGEVPYSTVEANGATNTVFKPYGVSLRITPKIERNGAVRSRIEVEVSSVDQSLSVPNGPSLKTRRAATEFNVRSGQTLVLAGFLSREESRNTDKVPGLGDIPILGALFKSRRFQHNETELAIFVTPVVVAPDDPGLMQRVAQGRAILDHVFPDGELINSPVHAAARLPQALSASHMSWDPYSGAGSQWGHPESAPPLSSGLASPLPGVPPVRRTGVNQHDFRE, encoded by the coding sequence ATGAATTTCCGGTCTGTGTGTGTAGCCTGCGGTTTGTTGCTCACTGTGCCTGTGGCTGGCGCCGAGCCGGACACATTGCTGAATTTGCAGGTGGGCGAAGTCAAGGTTCTGGCGGTGCCGGAAGTGGCCCGTGTCGCCGTGGGGGACGGCCATGTGCTCAATGCCGTGACGACTGAAGAAAAAGAGGTCATTGTGTTTGCGCGGCACGAGGGTTCCAGCACTCTGCAGATCTGGTCCGCGAATGGCCGGAAGCATCGCTATCAAGTCGATGTCGCCCCAGAGGGCGCGCGCCAGACCCGGGCCGAGCTGCGTACTGTGCTGGAGCGTATCCCCAATGCGCGGGTGTCGGTGGTCGGCGACAAGCTCGTGGTCGAAGGAGACGATTTGTCCGACAGCGATCGTGAACGCGTCGCCGCGCTCAGCAAGCGCTATCCACAGTTGCTTGACTTTACGAGCCAGGTAGGCTGGGACCGAATGGTATTGCTGGACGTGCAGGTGGTGGAGGTGCCGCGTTCGCAATTGCAAGAGCTGGGGGTGCGCTGGAACACGGCAAGCGATGGCGGCTTGAACGCAGGCCTGGCCTGGGATGGCGGGTCGCGGCAATTCAGCGCCAGGCCGGGTGAGTCGCTCCTGGATCTTCCGTTTCCGGCAAGAATGGCTGCTGGGTATTTTGGGATCAATGCGGTGCTGTCCGCGCAGATCAGGGCTTTGGCGCAAACAGGCTCCGCGGTCGTGCTGGCGCAACCTCAGCTGTTGGCGCGCAGCGGCGCCACTGCTGAATTTCTGGCCGGCGGCGAAGTTCCCTACTCGACGGTCGAAGCCAATGGGGCAACAAATACCGTGTTCAAGCCTTATGGTGTTTCCTTGCGCATTACACCGAAAATCGAACGAAATGGCGCTGTGCGTTCGCGCATTGAAGTAGAGGTCAGTTCGGTGGATCAATCGCTATCGGTGCCTAACGGGCCATCGTTGAAAACCCGGCGGGCGGCCACTGAATTCAATGTCCGCTCGGGCCAGACCTTGGTATTGGCCGGATTTCTGTCGCGCGAAGAGTCGCGCAATACCGACAAGGTTCCCGGCCTGGGCGATATTCCCATTCTGGGCGCTTTGTTCAAGTCGCGGCGTTTCCAGCACAACGAAACCGAGCTTGCCATTTTTGTGACTCCTGTTGTGGTCGCGCCGGACGATCCGGGTTTGATGCAGCGGGTAGCGCAAGGCAGGGCCATTCTCGATCATGTTTTTCCGGATGGCGAGTTGATCAACTCGCCGGTCCATGCGGCTGCAAGATTGCCGCAGGCCCTGAGTGCGTCACATATGAGCTGGGATCCCTATAGCGGCGCAGGTTCCCAATGGGGCCATCCGGAATCTGCGCCACCGTTATCCTCCGGGCTGGCCAGCCCATTGCCTGGTGTGCCACCGGTACGGCGCACCGGCGTCAACCAACATGATTTTCGGGAGTAA
- a CDS encoding ATPase, T2SS/T4P/T4SS family encodes MLNLELRFEDGTTHVKQLSPPVEIGRAPQANLRLGTWRVARRHARIDQRESGLFLEDFGSLTGTLVNGQRVTQYGPLQPGDEIIVGPCLIHLRDIAEPKASGHAADPPIQVAANDSTGSLPTLQALVPSGAPTIVSPRPDTENVQISVAALLHHRRRLHAALLEALDLRRRDVANMSDTALRGEATAVLAEIIQSDPDIPASVNRDDLLIDVVNEAVGLGPLEPLLADPHISEIMVNRHDEIFIESAGRLVRHFSGFSSEQAVLGVIDRIVSPLGRRIDESSPMVDARLRDGSRVNAIIPPLALRGASLTIRKFPKNRPSMDDLIRVGALDASMCEFLRLCVGSRKNIIVSGGTGSGKTTLLNVLSNCISASERIVTIEDAAELRLDHEHLVSLEARPANLEGRGKVDIRDLVRNALRMRPDRIVIGECRGSEAFDMLAAMNTGHEGSLTTLHANSPRDALSRLETMILMAGMDLPLAAVREHIAASIDLLVQQARLSDGRRLITSIVEVTGTESGRIQTQELFRYQAAPVRAFIGCGVMPEFFSNNGECPQGLDAALFHQRTELNQTVACFEITASQALP; translated from the coding sequence ATGCTGAACCTGGAACTTCGATTCGAAGATGGCACTACCCATGTGAAACAGCTTTCCCCTCCTGTGGAAATCGGCCGCGCTCCTCAGGCAAACTTGAGGCTGGGTACATGGAGAGTGGCCAGGCGTCACGCCCGTATCGACCAGCGTGAATCCGGCCTGTTCCTGGAGGATTTTGGTTCCTTGACAGGCACTCTTGTCAATGGGCAACGGGTGACGCAATATGGGCCTTTGCAACCGGGCGATGAAATTATCGTAGGCCCTTGTCTGATCCATCTGCGCGATATAGCCGAACCCAAAGCCTCTGGTCATGCGGCGGATCCACCCATCCAGGTGGCGGCAAATGATTCGACTGGAAGCCTACCCACATTGCAGGCCCTGGTTCCCTCGGGCGCGCCTACCATTGTTTCTCCGCGGCCCGATACTGAAAACGTTCAGATATCCGTGGCGGCGCTCCTCCATCATCGTCGTCGCCTGCACGCTGCTTTGCTCGAAGCCCTGGACTTGCGCCGGCGCGACGTGGCCAATATGAGCGATACGGCCTTGCGCGGCGAGGCAACGGCGGTACTGGCCGAAATAATCCAAAGCGATCCCGATATTCCCGCATCGGTGAACCGTGACGATCTGCTGATCGACGTGGTCAATGAGGCTGTTGGCCTTGGGCCTCTTGAACCCTTGCTGGCAGATCCTCATATCAGTGAAATCATGGTAAACCGCCACGACGAAATTTTTATCGAATCAGCCGGGCGTCTGGTGCGTCATTTTTCAGGATTCAGCAGTGAGCAGGCGGTCTTGGGGGTCATCGACCGTATTGTGTCTCCTCTGGGCCGTCGTATCGACGAAAGCTCGCCCATGGTCGATGCGCGTTTGAGGGATGGGTCGCGGGTGAACGCCATAATTCCTCCATTGGCGCTGCGAGGAGCTTCTCTTACCATACGCAAGTTTCCGAAAAATCGGCCGAGCATGGACGATTTGATTCGAGTGGGTGCGCTTGACGCGTCGATGTGCGAATTTCTGCGCCTGTGTGTTGGATCGAGAAAAAACATTATTGTTTCAGGCGGCACCGGTTCGGGCAAGACAACCCTGCTGAATGTCCTGTCCAATTGTATTTCCGCGAGTGAACGTATCGTGACCATCGAAGATGCGGCCGAGCTGCGTCTCGACCATGAGCATCTGGTGTCGCTGGAAGCGCGGCCCGCCAATCTTGAAGGGCGCGGCAAGGTCGATATTCGCGACCTGGTACGCAACGCCTTGCGCATGCGGCCGGATCGTATCGTAATTGGCGAATGCCGCGGAAGCGAGGCCTTCGACATGCTTGCCGCCATGAATACCGGCCATGAAGGCTCCCTGACGACCTTGCACGCCAATAGCCCGCGCGACGCCTTGTCGCGGCTTGAAACCATGATACTCATGGCGGGCATGGATTTGCCGCTTGCGGCCGTGCGTGAACATATCGCCGCCAGCATCGATTTGTTGGTGCAGCAGGCAAGGCTAAGCGACGGCCGCCGTTTGATTACCTCGATTGTCGAGGTCACAGGCACGGAAAGCGGCCGCATACAGACGCAGGAGCTTTTTCGCTATCAGGCAGCGCCCGTCAGAGCGTTCATAGGCTGCGGGGTCATGCCGGAATTTTTCTCAAATAATGGCGAATGCCCCCAAGGCCTGGATGCCGCCTTGTTTCACCAGCGCACCGAACTGAACCAGACCGTGGCCTGTTTCGAGATAACCGCGTCGCAGGCCTTGCCATGA
- a CDS encoding type II secretion system F family protein: protein MIILFLFCIAIVAGVASWLVQGWCRLAYQRYQSAFQREAKARLSEFFLFFDPAQLWSLNLILCGGLALIVYMLSGSLWLSSVIAGLSLIAPQTAIAGLRRRRLTQFDEQLPDLIQALAGALRAGSGVQAALRHIVVQAPTPLAQEFGLMLREQRMGVSFEQALAALYRRVPTEGTGLLVSSLSIAVQSGGNLAETLERIAATLRARLHLLARVRALTSQGKLQAWVMACLPFLLALALEAIDPDSMAYLWHTRAGWAVIGVIIGLELLGVMFIRRIVSIEI, encoded by the coding sequence ATGATTATTCTGTTTTTATTCTGTATCGCGATTGTGGCAGGCGTGGCCAGTTGGCTGGTTCAAGGGTGGTGCAGGCTCGCATATCAGCGTTATCAATCGGCATTTCAACGGGAAGCCAAGGCGCGTTTAAGTGAATTTTTCCTGTTTTTCGATCCGGCACAACTATGGTCGCTCAACCTGATTTTGTGCGGTGGCCTGGCCCTGATCGTTTACATGCTTTCGGGTTCCCTATGGCTGTCGAGCGTTATCGCAGGGCTAAGCCTGATTGCTCCTCAGACTGCCATAGCCGGCTTGCGGCGCCGCCGTCTGACGCAGTTCGACGAGCAGTTGCCGGATTTGATACAGGCGCTGGCGGGAGCACTGCGCGCCGGATCCGGAGTGCAGGCGGCGTTGAGGCATATTGTGGTTCAGGCGCCCACACCCTTGGCCCAGGAGTTCGGCTTGATGCTGCGCGAGCAACGCATGGGTGTTTCTTTCGAGCAGGCCTTGGCCGCACTGTATCGACGCGTGCCAACAGAAGGCACCGGACTGCTGGTGTCTTCGCTGAGCATTGCGGTTCAAAGCGGTGGCAATCTGGCTGAAACGCTGGAGAGAATCGCCGCTACCCTGCGGGCTCGGCTTCATCTGCTGGCTCGGGTGCGGGCCTTGACCTCGCAGGGAAAATTGCAGGCCTGGGTCATGGCGTGCCTGCCTTTTCTTCTGGCGTTGGCGCTGGAGGCAATCGACCCCGACTCCATGGCTTATCTGTGGCATACCCGCGCGGGTTGGGCCGTGATCGGCGTCATTATCGGACTGGAGTTGCTGGGTGTCATGTTCATACGTCGCATAGTCAGTATTGAAATCTGA